From Candidatus Poribacteria bacterium:
CATCAAGACGGCGTGAAAGAAAGTACTCCGCCTCACGTTCACTTAGTCAGCGATATACTATGGGCAAAACATCTTGAAACCTTCAAAGAACGTCTTACTACCCAACCGGAAGCAGCACGCACTGAACTTCGGAACGTCGCCAACAATCTGTTTAACAAACACCTTCTCATTGATGAATGGATTCCCCTCTACTTCCGACTCAGCCGAAATGGAACCGAACACTCGTCGGATGTGATGCGTCTGTCTGAATTGGAAATCCGGATGCTCACTGATATTGATACGAAAAAGTACGCAGCACAGATACAAAACCACCAGAGGATACTTACAACACTCAATAGGAATCCCAATCTATTTCACAGGTACTCCCATGAAGAACCAACAGAGAATCCCACAATTAGAGATACGCGCAAAAACCATCAAAACAAAAACGAGCACCTCAGAACAGATGCCGAAGCCGCTCGCACCGAATTTCTCAAACAAGCAACGTCAAGAGGCTACGCTGAACATCCCCTTCTTGAGAAATGGGTTTCTCTCGGTGTTCAACTTTTCACCACAGACGTTTCTACACTTGGGGATGTTATTACATTTGTCGAGTTACAAATTCAGATGCTGAAGGATACGGCACCCGAAACCCAAAAGAAAATGATTCAAGAACTGGGACGCTCGCTTGAAGCTCTTAATAAACTCAGCAAAGATCGTAATCGTAAAATTGCAGGACCCATTAGAGCATTCATCGGTTTGCCTGACAAACCGTCAAATCCAAAGGAGGAATAGGGAAATGCATATCAATCCTTATCGCTTATTAAGCGTTGCCAGCATTCTGACTATTCTCATCTGTGTCGGAATCTTTCTCTACACACAATGGGAGTTAAAGAGATTTAACGAATCTCTGCCGAAGGCTCCCATTACACAAGCAACTCCTGGACTTTTTTTTACGCCCCGAGAAGAGGTTCAGCATCAAATCAATCAAAACCAAGTAAATCGCACGTATACCGATCTATTGAGTGAAATAGAATCAGAAACAGTAACCGATAGTCCAGAAAGTGCTGAATCTGTGAGTGGTGATGAAGTTATACAAGAGGAAAATGACACGCTCAATACGTTTTTCCAAGATTTCTTTGGGGAAATAGGTACCAACTCACTCACGGATACGGAATTCGCAGATTCCACCGGTTCCACTGAAAAATTTCCCTTTGACGTAAAACTCGTAAAAGCAGGCTATGATGATTACAACGCCTATCTCACAACTGATCCAGACTACGCATATCAACGTCTTGACGATGCCTTCCGCGAACAATTTGGAAATTCTCCAGATGTCGATATTGTCGTTGAAACGATAAAACGCAGCAACAACGGTAATATGACGTTTGACGATGCTATTAACAACGCAGAAGCGTTCTTAAGGCTGATAACGCCGCTAAGTCCGCCTGGCGGTATTCAAGAAGTCGAGAGTTTTATTGCATACCTAAAAACATCTAAGCAATTAGCATTAGAAGAAGGCGCAGCGCGCGTCCGCATGCCAATTTACCGCATTGAGAGTGATTAATGAAATCTATTTCCGCTTCAGAGATATGCCTGGAAATTGCTAAATTGCTATTTCGCCCCTTCAATCCGTTGAATCGCTTTTTGTGCAGCGTTGCGAACCTTTTGAGAGTTATCATCAAGGGCGTTTGTCAATGCAGGCAGCACGTCGGGTGAAGTCGCACGCATTTCACCGAGTTCGTCAGCAGCGTTGCGTCGGACATCCTCATGAGCGTCTTGCAGTGCGCCGAGGAGTGCTTGAACAATCATTCTCTCGGAGTCTTCAGTCGTTTTACCCTTTTCACCAATTGCCCCTAAGACATCGATAATGTGTACACGGGTCACGGGTGATGTGTTGTTCCCCAATCCATCTGCCAATATCGGAATAGCGGTTGTGGCAGCACCTTTGCCGAGTTGAATCAGCTCATCTTCGGCACGGTTTCGGACAGACTTGGATTTGTCAGCCAAAGCATTTGTGAGTGCGGTGAAGGTTTCTGAGGAGGCTGCTCGTATATCAGACAACTCTTCTATAGCGTTTGTTCGCACGCTTGAGGATTCGTCTGCGAGACTGGCGATTAAGGCATCGCGGATGCTATCTGTGGGTTCTCCGTTTTTTGCGCGGCTTTCGCCGATGCCACCTAATACATCAAGCGCATCGGCGCGTGTTTCCGATGATCCTCTCGTCCGGACTGCAATAAGTGCGGGAATGACAACAGCCATTGATTCCGGTGAAGTTGGACGTACATCGTCTAATTCTTCGAGTGCCTCACGGAAAACTTTGTCAGACGGGTCGTTAAGGGCTGTCGCCAATCCGATAGCGATGGCATCGACATTCCGTTTCGCCTTTCTCTCACGTTCGCCGATTGCGCCTAACTTATCGGCAGCCTTTTGTCGAATCTGTTCAGACGGATCCTGGAGTATCGCGATGAGCGCAGCCGTCCCTGGCCTCCCAATATCCGCTAAGAAATCCACAAATTGACGTTTCGCTTTCTCGGATTCGTCAGCCAACGTCGGTACAACTTGTGCAAGGAGCTCAGCTTGCCATTCTGCTTGCAGTGCGCGTTGTTGTGCTTTCAGTGCGTTGAGTTCCACCTTGAGTTGCGCAAAACCTTCTTGTGGTGCTGCTGTTGCTTCCTGAGATTTCACCCTCTGACCGATTCCCAAACCGAGCAGCACACCAATGATAGCTGCTATCATCCAAACATATCGTTTCTGACGCATAATTTCACTCCTTTATCGTTTGAAGTTATAGTAGATTTCGCCTCTTTCATCATCTATTGCCCTTCCATATTCCAAATAACAAATGGCATCAATCTGGCGAGTGCCTCAAGACCAGTGGTTTTCCGTGATAGGCTCATTTCTAACGACGCTTCGTTATCTTTAACCGAAACCCACGCCACCATTGGCGGAATTTCACTGGAATTGACGAAAACCCTATCGGAAGGTGGCGGTCCTTTCTCAAGCTCGAAAGCCCGCGCCACATTCAGCTGCGCAATCGCTATAGGGGGCTTCGGCAGCTGCATGAAGTAAACCGGACTCTTACCGTTTTTGATTTCATCAATAAGGGCATACATCTGCTCTTCCGAGGAACCGAAAAGAAAAAGTCCATCTACCGTGGCGTAGTGGAGGTTGGTCGCAAATGTGGACACGCTTACCCCATTGTGGTCTGTTTGAGAAACAGAGAGATTTTGCAAGTTAGAAATGCTATTGCCCAACTGGCTCCATTTGCGTGGGTTACTTGCATTAAAAATTAGGGCACCTTGTGTTTCCGCGCCGCCAGCATCCATTGAAAACGCGCCGTCAAACTCGATTTCCAGACTTTCCAAGGCACTTGGGTCAAACTGTGCCAAGTCATTTATGGCTATGGCAATTTCGCCTGTCAGACTTGGAAAAATATCGTCTTCCAGATTCAGGTTCAAGAGGCCTTCCAAAAAAGATATGCCTGCATAAACATCGTCATCTGCCTCTTCAGCAATGAATTTGCTAATGCCTTGCCAAAGGACTTCAGAAACCACCGGTGCGATAGCGATGAACAAGTCTTCGTCTGTGGACACGGCTTTGACCGTTTTGAAACGATTTTCGCCTTTCAAAAGATGCCCAGAATTAGGAGCTAACTGATAGAACCGTTCAATAGCGTGCTGCGTAAATGGTCCGTACAAGGTGAAGAACTCGCCGGTTTCTAACACGTTGAATTCTCCCAACAGCACCTCAAAGACATCAAGTTCGTCCAATGCCGTTATGAGTTTCTCTAAATCATTGAGATCTTCTTTTTCTTCATCTACCGGAAAACTTTTGAGTGTCTGCTGAACGTTGCAGAAAAGGGAAACCTGTCCAGAACCTACCGCTTTGGATATTTTGGCATAGTGCGTGTTTTTCGCGATGGAAGGCTCTTTCTTTCGGAACGTATCCATCAATTTCTCGAAAGCATTCTCACCGATGCCGAGGACGAGAAACTCATCAACAAACCCATACTTCGCCACGTACTGCTGGTTCACCTTCATCATGTTGTAGGGGACCCGTTGGTATTCGCCAGCGTCTACGTGAAAGGTATTTGTATCGGACATCCCGATGAGTCCTTCTACAATTTTAGTGAACCGTTGGAGTTCGCTGAGATTCCCGCCTGAGTGGACGGTCAGCCCCATTTCTGGCGTGTTTTCTGCGTTTGACCATACTGCGAACGCCGTCCGGTAGCCAACTGTCTGAATTACACTGAGTAGGTCGGTGCCGAGGAATCCCTGGACCATCGCAATCCCTTGTTGCATCTCCTGCCAGTCGGGTGTGTTCGGTAATAGGGCAAATGCCTTTTCCCAACTCTTAGAAGTTTCAATCTCACCGTAGACCTCATCTATGTCTTGGAGTTTTAGATAAAGGAGACTCTCCTGTGGTATGAAGTCTTCGACCTTTGCTGCGTTCGCAAAAGAAACGGTGAGTAGTAATAAAGATAGACAGCACGTTAAAAATCTTGCCTTCATTAGAAACCTCCATTTCTATGGCACCCGAATATCGTCAACGAGTGCTTGCACCTCATCCGGTGGTGGCGCGGTCAGAGCCGACACGCTGAGGGAAACAATAAAGTTTAAGACCATACCGAGGGTGCCGATACCTTCGGGTGAGATGCCCCATAACCAGTGGTCGGGGGTATTGAGTTCGGGGCTGATAAATTTGAAGAAGATGATATACGCCGCTGTGAAGGTAATACCGACGATCATGCCGCTAATCGCGCCTTCTTTGTTCATGCGTTTGGAGAAGATTCCCAAGACAATTGCCGGGAAAAAGGAACTCGCTGCGAGCCCGAAAGCGAAAGCGACGACTTGCCCGACAAATCCGGGCGGATTTATCCCGAAATACCCGGCGATGCAGACGGCGACCCCCGCTGCAATACGTGCGGCCTTCAGTTCCTGTTTTTCTTGTAGGGTCGGCATAATCGCGCCCTTGAGGAGATCGTGTGCAATTGCCGTTGAGATAACCAAGAGTAAACCGGCTGCGGTTGAGAGGGCAGCGGCTAAACCCCCGGCGGCGACCAACCCCACAATCCAGTTCGGAAGTTTTGCGATTTCAGGGTTCGCCAGTACCATAATGTCTCGATCGATCGTTAATTCGTTGGGTGTATCTGATTTTGGACCTCGATATTGTATTGCACCATCCTCGTTTTTGTCCTCAAACTTAATCAGACCTGTCTCTTCCCAATTTTTAAACCACGACGGAACATCCTCGTACCTAATATCTGTGCGCTCGCCGTTCTGCTCAAATCTAACGGTTTTGAGAAGGTTCGTTCGGGCAAATGCTGCGACAGCGGGTGCTGTCGTGTAAAGGATTGCGATGAACAGTAATGCCCAGCCCGCGGAGATCCGCGCTTCAGAGGCTTTTCGGACGGTATAGAATCGGATAATTACGTGAGGGAGTCCGGCTGTTCCCAACATCAATGCTGCCGTGATAAAGAAGACATCAATCGTGCTTTTACTGCCATCTGTATAGAGATTAAATCCCAGCTCTTCGTTCAAGCCGTTGAGTCGGTCGAGGAGATAGAGTCCTGAGCCATCCGCCACTTTTCCCATCAATCCTAACTGTGGGATGACATTGCCTGTAATCAAGATAGAAATGAAAATCGCAGGCACGAGAAACGCAAAAATTAGGACACAGTACTGCGCAACTTGTGTATACGTAATGCCTTTCATCCCACCGAGTACAGCGTAAAAGAACACAATTCCCATGCCGATGAAGACCCCGATTTCGATGTTGACGTTCAGGAATCGCGAAAAGACAA
This genomic window contains:
- a CDS encoding cation acetate symporter, with product MNVQTWTFVMVGLSFALYIGVALWSKARSTGDFYVAGSNVHPVVNGMATAADWMSAASFISMAGLISFMGRDGSVYLLGWTGGYVLLALLLAPYLRKFGKYTVPDFVGDRYYSQVARIVAVVCAVFVSFTYVAGQMRGVGIVFSRFLNVNIEIGVFIGMGIVFFYAVLGGMKGITYTQVAQYCVLIFAFLVPAIFISILITGNVIPQLGLMGKVADGSGLYLLDRLNGLNEELGFNLYTDGSKSTIDVFFITAALMLGTAGLPHVIIRFYTVRKASEARISAGWALLFIAILYTTAPAVAAFARTNLLKTVRFEQNGERTDIRYEDVPSWFKNWEETGLIKFEDKNEDGAIQYRGPKSDTPNELTIDRDIMVLANPEIAKLPNWIVGLVAAGGLAAALSTAAGLLLVISTAIAHDLLKGAIMPTLQEKQELKAARIAAGVAVCIAGYFGINPPGFVGQVVAFAFGLAASSFFPAIVLGIFSKRMNKEGAISGMIVGITFTAAYIIFFKFISPELNTPDHWLWGISPEGIGTLGMVLNFIVSLSVSALTAPPPDEVQALVDDIRVP
- a CDS encoding HEAT repeat domain-containing protein, giving the protein MRQKRYVWMIAAIIGVLLGLGIGQRVKSQEATAAPQEGFAQLKVELNALKAQQRALQAEWQAELLAQVVPTLADESEKAKRQFVDFLADIGRPGTAALIAILQDPSEQIRQKAADKLGAIGERERKAKRNVDAIAIGLATALNDPSDKVFREALEELDDVRPTSPESMAVVIPALIAVRTRGSSETRADALDVLGGIGESRAKNGEPTDSIRDALIASLADESSSVRTNAIEELSDIRAASSETFTALTNALADKSKSVRNRAEDELIQLGKGAATTAIPILADGLGNNTSPVTRVHIIDVLGAIGEKGKTTEDSERMIVQALLGALQDAHEDVRRNAADELGEMRATSPDVLPALTNALDDNSQKVRNAAQKAIQRIEGAK
- a CDS encoding DUF3352 domain-containing protein translates to MKARFLTCCLSLLLLTVSFANAAKVEDFIPQESLLYLKLQDIDEVYGEIETSKSWEKAFALLPNTPDWQEMQQGIAMVQGFLGTDLLSVIQTVGYRTAFAVWSNAENTPEMGLTVHSGGNLSELQRFTKIVEGLIGMSDTNTFHVDAGEYQRVPYNMMKVNQQYVAKYGFVDEFLVLGIGENAFEKLMDTFRKKEPSIAKNTHYAKISKAVGSGQVSLFCNVQQTLKSFPVDEEKEDLNDLEKLITALDELDVFEVLLGEFNVLETGEFFTLYGPFTQHAIERFYQLAPNSGHLLKGENRFKTVKAVSTDEDLFIAIAPVVSEVLWQGISKFIAEEADDDVYAGISFLEGLLNLNLEDDIFPSLTGEIAIAINDLAQFDPSALESLEIEFDGAFSMDAGGAETQGALIFNASNPRKWSQLGNSISNLQNLSVSQTDHNGVSVSTFATNLHYATVDGLFLFGSSEEQMYALIDEIKNGKSPVYFMQLPKPPIAIAQLNVARAFELEKGPPPSDRVFVNSSEIPPMVAWVSVKDNEASLEMSLSRKTTGLEALARLMPFVIWNMEGQ